CGAGAGCGAGAACCCCAGCAGCTTCTCGTCGACGCACGTGTCCATCGGCAGCGCGGCCCGCGGCAGCGTGCAGGGAGTCGACTGCGATTCCTCGAGCAACAACACGGCGACCCAGTCCATCACTGCCACCCTCACCGGAGCGCCGGGCGCGACGACGCCGATCTGCTACGTCGTGCGCTTCGCCGCCGCGACGTCCGCCAGCGGGCCGCCGAACAACGTCGACGCCATCGCACAGGTGGGCGGCGTGCCGCCGGCCAACCCGGGCGGCGTATTCCTGAACAACAACGCCCTCGCCACGTTCCAGGCGAACTTCCTCCCCAACCAGGCCAACAGCGACACGCAACGCGCGCTCTTCACCGCCACGGTCGGCGACGTCATCCGCCTCGACACCGGCGCCGCCGCCTTCGCTGCCCTGACCGGCGCCGGCTCGGCGCGGAGCGACGCGGAAGCGTCGGCCGCCATCTACATCGGCGCCTGCCCGGTGGAGCACGCGCCGGCCGCGTCACCCTGGGGGCTGCTCGGACTCGTCGCCACGCTGGCCGCGCTGGGCACGGCGGTCACCAAGCGGTGATGCAACGACGGACGACGGGAAGCTGATGGCCCTCGTCCGCCAGCCCGCGGCTCGTTGACGCGTCGTCCGCGGTCCCTCGTCGCTCCGGCTTCCCCTGATACCGACCGGCGCGTTCTCACCGTCGATACCGCCAAGTCCGCTTCGCGCGCGAGGAGGCGCTGGCGAATCCAGTCAAGGACGGCGCGGTCGTCGCGGATCGCGATCGCCGCGCCGCGCCGGTGGCGGCTTGTGCCATGCACCGCCAACCAGTAGAGCCGCGTCGGATGCTGCGCGGGCTCGCGATCGCGATACTGAGCACGGCGTACCTGCTCGCGGTGGCGGGCGAGATCCCGGTCTACGAGGAGACCAACCTCGCCATGCTCCTGGCGCGCGACGGGCTCGCCTCGGGGCGCTTCGAGGGCAACGCGACGACCTTCGCGGGCCTGCGCACGGGGACCCTGATGATCCGCTGCTTCGCCGCCGTGCTCGCGAGCGGCCTGGGCATGGTCGCCCTGCAGATGATCGTCGCCATGGCCTGGGGCGTGAGCATGGCCGTCTTCGATCGCGGCGTCCGCCGATGGTTCGGCGCCGACGTCGGCTGGACACCGGTTGGCATTCTCCTGCCGTTGCTGGTCGTCGCCGCCGCGTTTCCGCTGGCGGACACGGGGTACCTCGGAGCGCCGGTGCTGGTGGCGTCGACCCTCACCCTGCTCCAGGTGGCGGCGGGGGGCTCGTCGCTCGCCGCCGCGGCCTGCGGCGCCTCGCTCGCGCTCGCGGCGGAGATGCACCCCGTGCTGCTGCTCGGCGTGCCGGTCTTCCTGGTGACGACCTGGATGTCGTGCCCGCGGCCGTTTCGCGCCCTGTCGGCGGGGGTGGCGAGCGGCGTCGCCATGGCGCTGGCGGCCTCGTTTCACACCTGGATCGACAACGCGCGGGCGCTGCTGATGACGCCGTGGACGGTGCCGCTGATCGCCGGCGCGGCGGGCTGCGGGCTCGCGATCGCGACCTGGGGACGACGGCGCTGGCTGGCGCTGGCCGTCGAGCGGCGGCTGGTGCTGCTCCTCGTCGGCACGGTCGCCTTCAACGCGGCGGCGATCATCGCCGCCTCGGCGGCGGCGCGTTCGCTGCTCCTCCGGCCCCACTACGTCCTGTTCTCGCTTCCCGCCCTGGCCATCCTGGCCGCGCTCGCGCTGCGCCGCTGGCGGGCGCGCGGCGGGGTCGGCCGCTTCGCCGCGCCGGCGCTGCCGCTGGCGCTGCTCGCAATCGAGCTCGGCGTCGGCATCGGCTGGCGGCTCGGCGTCGCGACCGGGACCCCGGCCGCGCCCACCTACCGCATGCGCGAGGCGGAGACGTTGGCGCGGCACTTCTGGAGCGCGGGATACGTCTTTCCCGACGTGCAGCGCCATCTCCGCGGCCCGCAGGGCCTCGAGCTGATGGGGGCGATCTCGGCATTCGCCCCGAGCGCCGACGCCGCCCCCGAGCGGCCGATGCCCGACCTGCGGGTCCTCGCCTTCTCCCAGTCCAACCGGCCCGACGGGCCGCTGCCGGCGGGCGGAACCGAGCTCGACCTCGGGCGCGGCCGGCGCGCCTGGATCCTGCCGCTCGACGGCTGGGTCCGCCTGGCGCCGTCGCGCGTCTGCCTCGAGCCGCTGGCGGCGACGGGCGTCCCCGACTGCATCGACATCGACTCGGACGCCATCGCCTATACCGGGCGCTACCGGGATCTCTACCAGCGCATCTTTCCCGCTTTCCAAGCCGCGCTGGCGCGGCAGGAACCGGCGGTGGCCCGCGACCGCCGCTTCGCCTGGGAGCTGCCGATCGAGATCACCGGCAGCGATCGCGAGCGCCACGTCGACATCGTCGGGCTCATCGGCGTCGCGCCGTGGCGGATCGTGCGCGTCGACGGCGTCGACTACCGGGGCGCGCTGCCGGCGCGCCACGTCGTCCTCGAGCGGGGCGGAGCGCGCTCGGGGCGGCTCGTCCTGGCCGCGGACCCCTCGCCGATGGCGCTGAAGAACTACCCGCCCGACTTCATCGAGACGCGCCCCGACGAGGGCGCGCTGCGCGCCAGCCTGCGCCGCCTGCCGCCGCTGGGCCGCCGGATCTGCGAGTCCGTCGGCACCTGCCCCGAGCCCGTGGCGGACTGAGCGGGCGGCGATGCCGCCGCCGGCGCGCTCGGTGTCGCCGCGGCGTCAGGCGAGCCCGAGCACGGCGGAGGCGCGCTCGGCGCGCAGGCCGCGCGCCCGCAGTCGCTCCAGGACATCGGGCAACACCTCGAGGATGCGGCTGCCGGGGCGACGCATCGTCGCGCTCTCGTGGAACACCAGGATGGTCCCGGCGGGCGCCTGCGACAGGCGCTCGATCTGGCGCGCCGCCGGCGCCAGCGGGTCGATGAAATAGCGCCCGACGTTGCCGAACACGGTGGCGAGGCCGAGCGCCGTGGCATGGACGACCTCGGGCCCGAGCTGGACGTAATGCGGCCGGTACAGGCGCACGCGGGAGTCGACCAGCTCTTCCAGCACCTGCTTCGCGGTCGACAGCTCCCCGTAGGTCAGTTTGCCGAGCAGGCGCGTCGCCAGCGTCGGCTGGTAGTCGTCGGGCGCGTGCACGCCCACCTCGTGCCCGCCCTCGCGGATGCCGTCCCGCAGCGCCTGGAAATACTCCGGCGATGCGGCCCGGAGGGCGCGCGCCCGGTCGGAGAGCCAGAAGAACGAGGCGCGGGCGCCGCGGCGGTTGAGCAGGGTGACCAACGCCAGCGAGTGTTCCAGGCAGGGGCCGTCGTCGATGGTGATGGCCACGGCGTCGCCGTCGCGCGGCCCGCGAAAGCGCGCCTGCTCGACCCACGTCCACACGTGCAACCCGTGCCGCAGCGTCCCGGCCCACCCCATCGCGTGCCCCTCTCGTCCGTCAGCGGATTCCCGACCGGCGCCCGACCCCCGTCGCGGCTGGCCGACCGCCGCAGCCGAGGGTGAGCGGGGACGATCGCCGCCGGGCGCCATGACCGTGGGGACGCGAGTAGCACCACCGAACGTCCTGGGCTACACGAGGAGGTCATGGACCCCGACGCGCCGCGTCCCCGCTCGCAACACCCGCTGGTCCTGCTCGCGCTCTGGATCGGCGCGGCATGGCTCTCCTGGGAGCTGGTCGCGGCGCGGGTCACGTGGTGGTTGATCGGCATCGACCCGGCGCGCCTGTCGTACGCCGGGGTGGCGCTCACCGCCGCCGTCCTCGGCGCCGCGGCCATTCTCACCTACCGCGCCATCTCCCGGGCGCTCCTGGCGCGCAGGCTGCGCGGCCTCGCGGCGGCGGAGCGGCAGGCGGCGCTCGAACGCCGCCAGTTCCTGGCGCGCGGCGTCGCCGGCACGGCGGCGATCGTCGGCGCGGCGGCGGTCGGCGGGCTCGGGGTCGCGCGTCCGTACCGGCGCTGGCGGCAGCCGATCGAGGAGATCTTCCGCCCCGAGGTCGAGAAGACGGCGCCGCGCGTGCTGCCGGCGTGGCAGGGGGCGCGCGTCCGCGCCTATCGCCCGCTCGGTCGGACCGGCGCGACCGTCTCGGACATCGCGCTCGGCACCGGCGCGATCGAGGGCGAGAACGGCGAGGCGATCGCGCGCGACGCGATCGAGCGCGGGGTCACCTACTTCGACACCGCGCCCGACTATTCGGGCGCCGGATCCGAGGAGGCGATGGGCCGCGCCATGAAGGGCCATCGCGACCGCATGTTCGTCGCCACCAAGTTCTGCACCCCGGACGGCCACCTCCCCGCCGGCAGCCCGGTGTCGGCGTACATGGAGGCGATCGAGGGCAGCCTGCGGCGCCTGCAGACCGACCACGTCGACCTCGTCCACATCCATGCCTGCGACGAGGTCGAGCGCCTGCTCGACCCCAACGCCCACGAGGCCTTCGACCGCCTGAAGGAACAGGGCAAGGTCCGCTTCCTCGGCGTCTCGACCCATACCCCCGACCTCGAGAAGGTGGCGCGGGCGGCGCTGGCGTCGCAGCGCTTCGACGTCATGATGCTCGCCTATCATCACGGCATCTGGGCCAACCTCGACGCGATCATCCACGACGCGGCGGCGCAGGGCGTGGGCATCGTGGCGATGAAGACCCTGAAGGGCGCGCGGCACCAGAACCTCGCCGCGTTCCGCGCCGACGCCGCCTCGTACGCCCAGGCGGCGTTCCGCTGGGTGCTCTCCAACCCCGACGTCAGTTGCCTCGTCGTGTCCTTCTTCAAGCCCGAGCACGTCGACGAATACCTCTACGCGTCGGGCGGCCGGCTCGACGGGCACGACCTCGCCGTCCTCGGCCGCTACGACCAGCGGATCGCCGGCACCTACTGCCACCCGCACTGCGGCCAGTGCCTCGACGCCTGTCCCGAGCGGATCGCGATCAACGACGTGCTGCGCTACCGCATGTACTTCGAAGACTACGGACGCGAGAAGGAGGGCATGCGCCGCTATGCCGCCCTCGCCCGTCAGGCCGACCGCTGCGTCACCTGCCCCGCCCCGTGCGAAGCGCGCTGCCCGGTCGAGATCCCGATCCGCGCCCGCCTGCTCGAAGCGGATCGCCTGCTGCGCCTGACGTAGCTGGACCAGCCGCCGGCGGATCCGACGCCCGGCCGGCGCTGGCGCGCGCAGCGCGCGCGACGTCGCGGCGGGTGGCGGCGCGCGTTGACGCTCGCGCGTCGGCGCCGGTAAGGGTCTTCCACCCGCCCGCCATGGCTGCGCGCACGCAGAAACGTCCCCCACCGCGGCGCGGAGCCCCTGTGTCCGCACGCCCGCAACCGCCGCCGCCTTCCGGTCGATCCGCGGCCTGGCCGCTCCTTCCCCTCGCCGTCGCGGTCGTCGTCTTCGCCTGCTTCGCGCCGGCGCTCGGCCACGACTTCGTGGTCTGGGACGACGAGCTCAACTTCACCCTGAACGCCTACTACCGCGGGCTCTCCTGGGCGCACCTGCGCTGGATGGCGACCACCTTCCACATGGGGCACTACCAGCCGCTGACCTGGGTGACGCTCGGCCTCGACTATCTCCTCTGGGGCATGGACGCGCGCGGCTACCATCTGACCAACGTCCTGCTGCACACGGCGAATGCCGTCCTCTTCTACTGGATCTGCCTGCGCCTGCTGCGGCTGGCGCACGGCTCGCGCGGCGCGCCCGCGCCGGACGGGGCGCGGCTGCGCTGGACGGCGGCGGCGGCGGCGCTGTTCTTCGCCATCCACCCCCTGCGCGTCGAGTCGGTGGCATGGGTGTCGGAGCGGCGCGACGTGCTCTCGGGTCTCTTCTACCTGAGCGCGATTCTCGCCTACCTGCGCATGCAGGCGGCACCGCGGCCGTCGCCGGTGCGCCGGCGCTGGCACGCGGCGTCGGTGGGCCTGCTCGTCCTCTCGCTCAGCGCCAAGGCGTGGGGCATGACGCTGCCCGTGGTGCTGCTCGCGCTCGATGCGTATCCGCTGCGGCGGCCGGCGCCCGGCGAGACGCGCGCCGCGCTGCTGGCCGAGAAGCTGCCCTGGCTCGCCGCCGCCGCCATCGCCGCCGTGCTCGCCTTCCTGGCGCAGCGCCAGGGCGCGGAGATGCTCAGTCTCGAGCAGCACGGCATCGCGGCGCGCGCGGCGCAGGCCGCGTGGGGCCTCTGCTTCTACCTCGGCAAGACGCTGCTGCCGATCCAGCTCTCACCCGTCTATCCCCTCGATCCGCACCTCGACGCCGCGCGCCCGGCGTACCTCGCCGCGGCGGCCGTCGTCCTGGCGATCACCGCCGCCGCCATCGCCGGCTGGCGGCGCTGGCCGTGGCTCGCGGTGAGCTGGTTGTGCTTCGCGGCGGTCGTGTCCCCGGTGCTCGGCGTGGCGCAGACCGGACCGCAGGCGGCGGCCGATCGCTACACCTATCTCTCCTGCCTGCCGTTCGCGCTGCTCGCCGCGGCCGCGCTGGGCCGCCTCGCGGAGCGGCAGGCGCGGCTGGCGGCCGCGGCGGCGATGGCGGCCCTGATCGTTCTCGCCGCGCTCACCGCGCGCCAGGTGCGGATCTGGAGCGACTCGATCGCGCTGTGGAACCACGCCCTCGCGCTCGATGCCGAGAACGCGATCGCCCACGTCAACCGCGGCACCGCCTGGGAGGCGAAGGGCGATCTCGATCGCGCCGCCGCCGACTACGCCGCGGCCATCGACCGCGATCCGCGCTATGCCGACGCCTACTTCGGCCGCGGCAACGTGCAGCGGACGCGCGGCGACCTCGACGGCGCGTTCGCCGATTACGACGCCTTCGTGCGCCTGCGTCCCCACGATCCCAAGGGCTACGCCAATCGCGGCGGCGTTCGCCATCTCCAGGGCGACCTCGAGGGCGCCGCCGCGGACTATCGGCGCGCCCTCGACCTGGCGCCGTGGGACTGGGCCTTTCGCGACACGGTGACCGGCAATCTGGCGCAGCTCGGCGGCCACTGACGCCACGGAACATCGCGCGGCGGCGCGCCGGCCACCAGCCCGGCGCGCGCAGCCCGACCCAGGGTCCTAGCGCGGAGGCGCAGAGACGCGGCGCGCGGAACGATACGCGCGCACCGACTGCGCGGCGTGGCGCATCCACCGCAGGCCGGCGCGCACCAGCAGCAGGGCGACCATCCACGTCCAGGCCCAGGTGACGGCGTTGAGGCGCTCGAGCTCGTTGACGTTGGCGTGGTAGGTCAGCACCGGCATCAGCAACGAGGCGATGCCGGCCCACGGCTCGACCATCAGCGCCAGGATCAGACAGGTGAAGTAGCCGACGTGCGCGCCGACCTCCTTCCACCAGGCGTCGCACTCGGGGATGCCGTGATTCGGGTAGAGCGTCTGCGGCGGTTGCGCCATCCCGATGCACAGCGCCGTGCGCGCCGTGTATTCGGGATGGGCGAGCAGGAAGCGCTGATACACCGGGTAGAAGGGACCTTCGATGTAGTCGACCAGCGCCTCGGCGTCATTCCGCATCTCGGCGCGGTTGGGGTACATGACGTTGGCCCACCGTTCCGGCAACGGCCACGGCATGCCGCGCTGCTGCATCCAGGACAACAGCGCGGGCACCTGGCCGACCCGGAAGGCGGCCAGATTGGCGGCCTGCTCGCGCTCGTGTTCGGGATAGTGGTGCTGCTGCACGATGGGCGCCGCCGCGAGCAGGAACGCGACCGGCAGCATCCACAGCAGCGACCTGCGCCACGCCACGGCCGCCACCGCGGCCGGTAGCACCAGCGGCGCGGTCGCCACCCGCGTCGTCGCCAGCACCGCCGCCGCCAGCCAGAGCAGTCGCCGGCGCCAGTTGTCACGGTCGCGCAACTCGACGGTCTCCGCCGCCAGCCAGGCCAGGCCGCTGATCGCCAAGGGCTCGCTGAGCACGGTGAAGTTCCACGAACGCACCAGATCGGTTCCCGAGATGGTCAGCGCCGCCGCCACTCCCAGCGGTCCGGCGCTCACCCAGCCGAGGCGTGCCCAACAGAGCACCGACAGCGTGTGCAGCGCATAGACGGCGTAGGGCGTGATCCCCACCGTCTTCCAGAAGAGCACCGTCGGCCAGGGGCGCAGGAAGGACCAGGCGCCCGGGCCGGCGTAGAACCAACTGTCGGTCCACTGCTCGGGGTTCTGGCTCGGCGGCCACGCCCACAGCCACCATCCCACCACGCCGGCGCAGGTGAGAACCCGCACCAGCGCGCGGATCGTCGCCGCCGAAGCGGCGAGACGGTTCGCGAGCCCGCTCATCACCGCCAGTCGACGCCGAAGCGCTCGCGCGCCGCCCGCAGGTCGTCGGCGAACAGCGCCTCCAGGTACTGCTTGTGGTCGGCGGGGATGCGGGTGGTGGCGGTCGGGTTCACCGGGTTCTTGGCGTCCGGGTCGATGTAGCGGCGGTCGGCGCGGACGCCGAGGAAGCGCATGACGTCGAGCAGCATCGCCTCGGGACGGGAGGCGATCTGGTCGAAGATGCCGACGAACAGGTGCCCCGGCTGCAGGCGCGATCCCCAGACATCCGCCAGCTCGGCGTAGCGGGCGCAGTGCCGCTGGTAGGGATCGGCGAAGAAGCGGCGGAATTCGTCGGCGGAGACGTCCTCGAACCGACGCTTGCGGTTGCGCACCAGGTCCTTCTTGGCGTGCGACCAGGCGCGATCGACGGGGTGTCGGATCATCAGGATGGCGCGGATGTCCGGCTTGAGGGCGACGAGGTCGTCGATGACCGCCGGGGCCATCGCCGCGTAGCTGGCCGTCGCCTCGCCGCGAACGATCGGCCGGTAGAGCTCGCCGTGCCGGCGCAGGCAGATGGCGTTCTTGGCGGCGACGCGCCACAGCGGGTCGCGGAAGAAGCGCAGGTAGTAGTCGAGCTGGTCGGAGACGAAGCGCTTCGCATCGCGACGCTCGAGGCTGGAGAAGAAGTAGAGCTCCTTGGGCTCGGACAGGAAGATCTGCGGATGGAAGCGCAGATGCGCATGCAACCAGGTGGTGCCGGTGCGTTGCGGCCCGAGGATGAGAAAATCCGGGAAACGCGTGAGATCCTCGTCTCCCCGCGCCCGCACGTAGCGCAGACGCGCTCGCACCGCCTCGCTCACCACGACGGCGCACATCTAGGACAGCCAGCGGGCAAAGGACAGCCAGGAGACTCCTTTCCAGGACCTTCCCACCGCCGGGAATCCCGCCTGGGCGACCCGTGCTTCCCGTACCAGCGATGGGAACGAGGCCCGGTCGGAGGTTGTGCTGCGTCACGGCTCGTGCCACGGCATGCATGTTGTATTTGGGAAGACGCATGGGCGACCGAGCGCAGCGAGTCAGCGACGTGATGACCACGGAGGTGGTGACCCTCGATGCCGGGGATCACCTCGATCTGGCCAGCGACATCATGACCCTGGGCCGCATCCGCCACATGCCGGTGGTGCGCGACGGCAAGCTGGTCGGCATCCTGTCGCAGCGCGATCTGTTCCGCGGCGCGGTCTCGTCGGCCCTGCAGTTCCGGCCCGCCGCGGAGCGGGAGTGGCTGGCCAAGATCCGGGTCGCCGAGGTGATGACCGCTGACGTCGTCACCGCCGAGGCCGACTGGCCGGTGCGACACGCCGTCGAGGTGATGCTGGAAGGGCGCTTCGGCTGTCTGCCGGTGGTCGACGCCGAGGACCGGCTGGTCGGCCTGCTGAGCGAATCGGACTGCCTGCGGCTGCTGGCGAGCTACCTCGCGGAGGGAGCATGAGCGGTGAGGCGACGGGGGCGCGCGGCAGCATCCTGATAGCCGAAGACGAGGAGGGCGTCCGCGACAGCCTGTCGCAGGTGCTGGCCGAGGAAGGCTACGACGTCGTCGCCGTGCCCGACGGCAGCGCCGCGATCGCGGCGCTCGGCGCGCGCGAGTTCGACGTCATCCTCTCCGACCTGCGGATGCCCGGGGCGGACGGCCTGACCCTGCTGCGACACGCGCACGAGGTGGCGCCGCAGACGCTGGTGCTGCTGATGACGGCGCACGCGACGGTGGACAGCGCCGTCGACGCGTTGCGCGCCGGGGCGCAGGATTATCTCCTGAAGCCGGTGCTATTCGACGAGGTGCTGCACAAGGTGCAGTCGCTGATCGAGCACAAACAGGTGGCCTGGGAGCGGCAGTACCTGCGGGCGCAGGTCGACCGGCAGGTCGACGTCGAGCACCTGGTCGGCCAGTCGCCGGCGATGCGCGAGGTCATGCAGCTCATCAAGCGCGTCGCGCCGGCGCCCAGCACGGTGCTGATCACCGGCGAGAGCGGCGTCGGCAAGGAGGTGGTGGCGCGCGCCATCCACCATTTCAGCGACCGCCGCGACGCGATCTTCCTGCCGGTGAACTGCGGCGCCATCCCGGAGACCCTGCTCGAGAGCCAGCTCTTCGGCCACCTGCGCGGCTCCTTCACCGGCGCCGTCGGCAACCAGGAGGGCCTGTTCCAGCACGCCCGCCGCGGCACCATCTTCCTCGACGAGATCGGCGACCTGCCCATCGGGCTGCAGGTGAAGCTGCTGCGGGTGATCGAGAGCAAGGAGGTGCTGTCGATCGGCTCGACGACGCCGGCCCGGGTCGACGTCCGCATCATCGCCGCCACCAACCGCGACCTGCGGCGCGAGGTCGAGGGCGGCCGCTTCCGCGACGACCTCTACTACCGGCTCAACGTCTTCGGCATCGAGATCCCGCCGCTGCGCGAGCGGCGCGAGGACATTCCGCCGCTGGTCGACCACTTCATCCGCCTGCACAACCGCGAGCTGAAGAAGCAGTTCAAGGGCGCCGACGCCGCGACCCTGAAGCTGTTCATGACCCTGCCGTGGAAGGGCAACGTGCGCGAGCTCGACAACGTCATCGAGCACGCCATGATCGTCAGCGACGGCGAGTGGATCACCACCGCCGACCTGCCGCGCGGCCTGCGCAGCGTCAGCGACATCCCGGCGCCGGCGGGCGACAACCTGCGCGAGGCGCTGCGCGCCTACGAGCGCGCCCACATTCTCGCCGTGCTGGCGCGGCTCGATCACGACAAGCGCCGCGCCGCCGAGCGACTCGGCGTGTCGCTGTCCTCGCTCTACCGCAAGCTCGAGGAGCTCGGCATCCCGCTCTCCCCGGGCGAGGTGCAGCGGGTCTGAGCGCCCGCCGCGCCGCTCAGCCGCCCTTGGGCGGCGGCGCCGCCGCCGACAGCCCCACCGCGCTCTCCTGCGCCGCCTCCATCGCCGCCACCGCCGCTTCGCTCACGTTGACCGGCACCTTGGCGAGGGCGGCCGCGTAGAGCTTGGCGGCGCGGTCGGCGCGCGCCTGGCGGATGAGCTGCTGGCGGATCGCGTCGCGCATCTCGCCCAGCGGCCGGGTGGCGCCCGGCCGCTGCTCGATGAGCCTGACGACGTAGAACCCGCTCGGCGTCTCGATCACCGGCGGCAGGTCCTCCTCGCCCTTCGGTCCGAAGATCGCCGCCAGCACCGCCGGCTCGAGGTGCGGATGGTCGCCGCCGTCGGTGATCCAGCCGACCTCGCCGCCGCGCTCGCGGGTCGTGGGATCGTCGGAGTATTCGTCGGCCAGGTCGCCGAAGTCGACGCCCTGCGGCTGCGCCAGCGCCAGGGTGCGCGCCTGCTGCGCCCGTTGGCGCAGCGTCTCGCGCTGCTCGGCGGTGACGTCGGCCGGCGCCCGCACGGCGATCAGCGCCACCCGCGCCGAGCGCGGCACGGTGAACTCCGCCGGATGGGCGCGGTAGTAGGCGTCGATCTCGGCGTCGGTCACCGTCAGGCCGGCGAGCGGCTGGTCGATCGCGTCGTGCGCGTAGCGGTCGGCGAGCAGTTGGTCCATCGTCCGGCGCACGTCCGGCCGATCGGCGTAGCCCTCCTTGCGCGCATTGCTCGCCAGCACCTCGACGCGGATGATCTCGTCGAGCAGCGCCCGCCGCTGCGCCGGCGTCGCGAACGCCTCTTCGCCGCCGCGCAGGGCCACTTCGGCGCGCAGGCGCTCGACGCTGATCGGTTGCCCGTCCACCACCGCGAGCACCGTGCTCGGCCGGTGCGGCAGCACGAAGCGCATCGCCACCTGCGCCGCCACGATGACCGCCGCGCCGGCGACGGCCGCGAGCGCCAGCATCACCCAGCGCGAACGGGTCGCGCCGCGAACCACGGAACGCACGACATCCACGACCGCCATGTCGGATCTCCCACGCGCGCTCGGCCCATCCGGCCGAGCCTCGGGCAATACTCGGGAACGCCCCGGGGCGGGTCAAGCGGCGCGCCCCGGCGCGCGGGGCGGACTCGCTACTGTCCGAAGGCGTCCCAGCCGGTGATGTCCTTGCCGATGATCAGGCGATGCACGTCCTCGGTGCCCTCGTAGGTGTTCACCGTCTCGAGATTCAGCATGTGCCGTATGATCGGATACTCGTCGGTGATGCCGTTGGCGCCGAGGATGTCGCGCGCCAGTCGGGCGATGCGCAGCGACTGTGAGACGTTGTTCATCTTCGCCAGGCTGACCTGCTCGGGGCGCATGCGGCCGGCGTCCTTGAGGCGTCCGAGGCGCAGGCAGAGGAGCTGCGCCTTGGTGATCTCGGTGATCATGTCGACCAGCTTCGCCTGCACCAACTGGTAGCCGGCGATCGGGCGGCTGAACATGATGCGCGCGCGCGCGTAGTCGCGCGCGCACTCGTAGCAGGCGATGGCGGCGCCGACGGCGCCCCAACTGATGCCGTAGCGCGCCTGCGTCAGGCAGGAGAGCGGGCCGCGCATCCCCTGCACGCCGGGCAGCATCGCCTCGGCGGGAACGACGCAGTCCTCGAGGTGGAGCTCGGAGGTGATCGAGGCGCGCAGGCTGAACTTGCCGTGCATGTCGCCGGCGGTGAAGCCGGCCGTCCCCTTCTCCACTAGGAAGCCGCGGACGACGTCGCGGTCGCCGTCGGCGACCTTGGCCCACACCAGCGCGACGTCGGCGATCGAGCCGTTGGTGATCCACCGCTTGGTGCCGCTGATCCGGTAGCCGCCGTCCACCGGCACGGCGCGCGTCAGCATGCCGGAGGGGTTGGAGCCGAAGTCGGGCTCGGTGAGCCCGAAGCAGCCGATCGCCTCGCCGCGCGCCAGGCGCGGCAGCCAGTGCCGCTTCTGCGCCTCGGAGCCGAAGGCGTGGATCGGGTACATGACGAGGCCGGACTGCACGCTGACGAACGAGCGCAGGCCGGAGTCGCCGGCCTCGAGCTCCTGATTGATGAGGCCGTAGGCGACGTTGTTCAGCCCGGCGCAGCCGTGCTCGGTCGGCAGATTGGCGCCGTAGAACCCCAGCTCGCCGACCCGCCGCGACAGCTCGACCGGAAACGTCCCGTCGCGGAAGTGCCGCGTCACCACCGGCAGATATTCGTTGCGCACGAACTGCCGCGCCGTGTCGCGCGCCAACCGCTCCTCCGGCTCCAGCAGCTCCTCGATCTGGTAGTAGTCCGCGCCGTCGTACATGGCGGTGTCCTCGCACGGCCGGCGCCGACGCACAAACCCGCGCGCGCGCCGGGTCGGCCCCGTCGCTCGCCACGCCGCACGGCATCGACCGCGCCTCCGCGAAGAGATCCGTGCCCGGGTCGCGGCCGACCCAGCGA
This is a stretch of genomic DNA from bacterium. It encodes these proteins:
- a CDS encoding tetratricopeptide repeat protein — its product is MSARPQPPPPSGRSAAWPLLPLAVAVVVFACFAPALGHDFVVWDDELNFTLNAYYRGLSWAHLRWMATTFHMGHYQPLTWVTLGLDYLLWGMDARGYHLTNVLLHTANAVLFYWICLRLLRLAHGSRGAPAPDGARLRWTAAAAALFFAIHPLRVESVAWVSERRDVLSGLFYLSAILAYLRMQAAPRPSPVRRRWHAASVGLLVLSLSAKAWGMTLPVVLLALDAYPLRRPAPGETRAALLAEKLPWLAAAAIAAVLAFLAQRQGAEMLSLEQHGIAARAAQAAWGLCFYLGKTLLPIQLSPVYPLDPHLDAARPAYLAAAAVVLAITAAAIAGWRRWPWLAVSWLCFAAVVSPVLGVAQTGPQAAADRYTYLSCLPFALLAAAALGRLAERQARLAAAAAMAALIVLAALTARQVRIWSDSIALWNHALALDAENAIAHVNRGTAWEAKGDLDRAAADYAAAIDRDPRYADAYFGRGNVQRTRGDLDGAFADYDAFVRLRPHDPKGYANRGGVRHLQGDLEGAAADYRRALDLAPWDWAFRDTVTGNLAQLGGH
- a CDS encoding CBS domain-containing protein, producing the protein MGDRAQRVSDVMTTEVVTLDAGDHLDLASDIMTLGRIRHMPVVRDGKLVGILSQRDLFRGAVSSALQFRPAAEREWLAKIRVAEVMTADVVTAEADWPVRHAVEVMLEGRFGCLPVVDAEDRLVGLLSESDCLRLLASYLAEGA
- a CDS encoding sulfotransferase, with translation MCAVVVSEAVRARLRYVRARGDEDLTRFPDFLILGPQRTGTTWLHAHLRFHPQIFLSEPKELYFFSSLERRDAKRFVSDQLDYYLRFFRDPLWRVAAKNAICLRRHGELYRPIVRGEATASYAAMAPAVIDDLVALKPDIRAILMIRHPVDRAWSHAKKDLVRNRKRRFEDVSADEFRRFFADPYQRHCARYAELADVWGSRLQPGHLFVGIFDQIASRPEAMLLDVMRFLGVRADRRYIDPDAKNPVNPTATTRIPADHKQYLEALFADDLRAARERFGVDWR
- a CDS encoding aldo/keto reductase gives rise to the protein MDPDAPRPRSQHPLVLLALWIGAAWLSWELVAARVTWWLIGIDPARLSYAGVALTAAVLGAAAILTYRAISRALLARRLRGLAAAERQAALERRQFLARGVAGTAAIVGAAAVGGLGVARPYRRWRQPIEEIFRPEVEKTAPRVLPAWQGARVRAYRPLGRTGATVSDIALGTGAIEGENGEAIARDAIERGVTYFDTAPDYSGAGSEEAMGRAMKGHRDRMFVATKFCTPDGHLPAGSPVSAYMEAIEGSLRRLQTDHVDLVHIHACDEVERLLDPNAHEAFDRLKEQGKVRFLGVSTHTPDLEKVARAALASQRFDVMMLAYHHGIWANLDAIIHDAAAQGVGIVAMKTLKGARHQNLAAFRADAASYAQAAFRWVLSNPDVSCLVVSFFKPEHVDEYLYASGGRLDGHDLAVLGRYDQRIAGTYCHPHCGQCLDACPERIAINDVLRYRMYFEDYGREKEGMRRYAALARQADRCVTCPAPCEARCPVEIPIRARLLEADRLLRLT
- a CDS encoding sigma-54-dependent Fis family transcriptional regulator is translated as MSGEATGARGSILIAEDEEGVRDSLSQVLAEEGYDVVAVPDGSAAIAALGAREFDVILSDLRMPGADGLTLLRHAHEVAPQTLVLLMTAHATVDSAVDALRAGAQDYLLKPVLFDEVLHKVQSLIEHKQVAWERQYLRAQVDRQVDVEHLVGQSPAMREVMQLIKRVAPAPSTVLITGESGVGKEVVARAIHHFSDRRDAIFLPVNCGAIPETLLESQLFGHLRGSFTGAVGNQEGLFQHARRGTIFLDEIGDLPIGLQVKLLRVIESKEVLSIGSTTPARVDVRIIAATNRDLRREVEGGRFRDDLYYRLNVFGIEIPPLRERREDIPPLVDHFIRLHNRELKKQFKGADAATLKLFMTLPWKGNVRELDNVIEHAMIVSDGEWITTADLPRGLRSVSDIPAPAGDNLREALRAYERAHILAVLARLDHDKRRAAERLGVSLSSLYRKLEELGIPLSPGEVQRV
- a CDS encoding polysaccharide deacetylase family protein, with protein sequence MGWAGTLRHGLHVWTWVEQARFRGPRDGDAVAITIDDGPCLEHSLALVTLLNRRGARASFFWLSDRARALRAASPEYFQALRDGIREGGHEVGVHAPDDYQPTLATRLLGKLTYGELSTAKQVLEELVDSRVRLYRPHYVQLGPEVVHATALGLATVFGNVGRYFIDPLAPAARQIERLSQAPAGTILVFHESATMRRPGSRILEVLPDVLERLRARGLRAERASAVLGLA